GtatagatgtgataggaatatATATTTCGGAATAATAGTTATTAGTTGAACCCTTTTCTCTAAgacagtacctaagtatttagtctctgaagaattatttttatgttcccACAAATAAATTGTAAGTGTAATTTATTGCAAACTAATAAAATGAAGGTCACTTCCATTATGATGGCAAACATGCATATCAATATGAAATGGGGACTGATCAGCTACGTACAAAACCagatattttaacaataattacctATATCATTAATAATTTGTACACTAATGTATTCTAAGCATAGCAAAATGTGAAACAGAACATCAGATTAGTATAATCTTAAGCACGCATGtagcaaaataattttgtacacaGTATCATTAGATTAGTGGTTTATGGTTTAGATTAGGCGGGCAAGAGCGGCCGAGTGTACCGGGACCGCGCAGAAAGGTGTGGATTACAGCGAGGGCGACATAGTGGTCAGTTTCCGCGTGAGAGCGCACATCCTGGGATGAGGTCACACGCTTCATGCACACGTCTGCACACGACAATAGGTATATCTATCCAACAAGAGGGATACTACACGGTCAAGCACAAGTGCGCTAACTATACGCACATCAAAGTGCTATAGTAATTTTGttgcaaattattgttaatagttTTCTATTAGCCAATCAATttctttatttgtatattttcaatcacaaaaatatatatgtaacaaacacacaaaaacaatTGGACTAAAAAAAACCATCAGAATGCTACATAATTCCTGTGTAtcataaactatattttatatagATATGGAAAGTAGTGGTCCTAGAAATGCTGCAAAtagatcaaaatatttttatttcactataGTCTCTGTTTTTTGTTGAGTACCTCAGTAACTAAGTCCTTACTTCTGAAATTCAAGTAAGAATATTTGTCAAGGTAAATACTTTCACTGGTAGCGGGAAAGATGTTTTACTTAAGATAACATTCCATATGCGGCATAATCATATCGATCGCAGTAATATAGtacctcaaataaataaactaccaTCTCGACTTAGCACACAAGATAGTTGCCATGTTGAATGTTGACActggctgttattgtgccgattgttgGTACAGCCAATGGTCTGATAACCAACACCTTATGAAGCACTTGTTaggatcaagggattgattcagtAGGCAGTTCTCCTTGATACATAGATTTCTATCTCTGGGGCCCTAACCAAACAGtcccttggaccctgtgcccaaTATCGGTGGCCacctattataattttttaatatatttatttattaatacttcATGCACTTtttgtacaatggcggacttaacgtcTTAGGTGTTTTTTCCCAGTCAATCTTTAGGTGGTGGAGAAAtggcagtggtaggtgcaaaatttttgatatttagtttaaaaatatacaatatatcatatttctttgtaattaatattggaaaatgtcaaaaatactttgttaaataattaatttacagttTATAATTAACTCGAAAGGTCTATTATAATTCAAATTTGAATTTCCCGCTACTAGTTGAAGCATTCATGTTAACAGATTTAAAATTTTGCCATGATGGTTTTCaggtttttgttattaaatacataCCGTATTTGTGTGTTCCTGATTCACACTAATGTCTGAATAAAATTAGCTCAAGTTAGGCAACACAAACTATCTGTTTTTAAAACAGGATAGGCATGGGAAGTAGATATCCAAGCATGCAAATGAAACTGcagtcatctatactaatataataatcaattttttttttatttgtacaggCTGAAAGCTCCAacactactgaaccaatttgaaaaatcttgTTGGAaaactcttcccaagtaacataagcTTCATTATATCATAGTACAGacagtagttccctcaggaccaTGTAAAATCGGatagtaatttaatattgcaagagaaagtttgtttgttatacTTTCACGCTTAAACAGCtaaagaaaattttatgaaatttggCATAGTTACACTTGGTACCCTGTACCATACTTATTAAATTTAGTTTGTTACAAATAGATACCAAAGCAGTAGTAAAACTTTGACTTTGTGTATCATTTCTAGTGCAGAAAAATATACCAGGATAACGTTTGAGTTAAATCCAGTTGATTAATGAATAGTTTGTaattagtgttttatttttcgtaccaacaagattttttcaattaaattttgTAAGTAATAGAAAAACAACATCAAAATGGTCACTGTTCTTGTTCCTTGGACATTATTTGTATGAAACCAAACATTGAGCTTAGTTTCGTTTTTATTGGCTATATTATATAACACTTACTTAAGATGAAGGCTTCAGAATAAAACGTGTAACCACCAATTAACATAATTAGCATCAATGCCACTGAATAACTTAGTATGTAAGAGTTGACCAATAGGATCTTTAGCAACTCTTATCTGAGTAGCATTAattccttaacttttaattatattacaaaaCGTAAACTTAATAGTATAATTCATTTTGTGAATGATGTTGTTCAAACGAGATCAATCCAAGTAATAATATGTAATTCAAATCACAGTGATAGAAAATTTCACAAACAAGTATTAactattaagtacctatacattttGATTAGTCTAGTTGCAATTAGATTTTACATTGTCTTTGTAGATTATTACTTTCAAACATGATTACGACATACACTTTGGGCATATACATACATAAGATGGGTAAGATGCATTTCTTTCATCAATGGTAAGAGATATAGTCACTCTCATTATTATCATAGTATAGATGTAAGAATATATAACAGCCAACCACGCTATGGTTtcacaggtaacatttatatacCAACAATATGATTTTAAATAGTGTTCATCTGAATACAAACATTTGATTGAATACTCGCGACCGTTTGAACGAGAAAAAGAATAAGAATTTGGCGCGAAGTAAGCAATTCTCGCGTTTGAAGCGTAACAAATAAGTGGTAAATTATTGAAGCTTGGCGATACCTGATCTCTGCATAGTGAAAATCCTTTGAATCCAATATTTAAACCAAAAACATTTCTTGAATCACCAATTCAACACACTCTTCAACGAACTGTCAACAATCTCACCCGCCCATGGACCGCGTAGAAATTGATTTTTGGCTATTGTTGCCACCaacgaaatattttaatggttaCAATAAATTCATTGGTGTATGGATTAAACATGGGattaaaataacatgaaaatgTGTGCCTACGTTGTTTACTATAGACACTGTCGTAACTAAGCAATGTAGCTATGCTAGCAATGTTAGGCCTAAACTCTAAGAGCGGCTATACCTAGTTCTAGCCGGCTAAAGCTAGAATAGGTTTAGCGGATTCTATCTAAAACCTCCCTTATTTAATCTCCCAAATATCAACATGACTTTACGTATGTACCCTCTTTTTGTACTTTTTCTGTGGACTTCTTTTATATACcgcccttatatactccctgaTAAAAATGCCACTTAAACATtcgtttcttttatattttgatatcaGGGAGACTCAGCTGGAAACGACAATAAGACAAGAATCTGAAAACAAAAACCGCAAATTAATTAATCGTCTAAGGTGCGCTTTATCAaaaatcgaaaaataaataagttttgagttttttttttagtcctTGGACCGTGTGGACGCCCCCTAAAGACCCATTTCAATGTTATCTGTCAGATTGACACTGAcattatgtaaaattatatcGTTTTTATTTAGCGGTCAGTGTTTGTTTACTgatgtttacaaaaaataaagcttgTGTTAATGTGTATTgtaagaattttctttaaaaagcaCATAGTTTTATCTAAGttggttttaataaaaacgcGGACGAaacagataaaattaaaattatacccATTCAAAAACAGAACGCGTACGTAGCTTTTTAGTAAAATGagtatattttacaaattaaatcctGTAAGTTATAGGCTTGTTCAGAAAGTTTTAAACCACAATAaacttaatattatgaatagaaGCAAGAGAGTATTAGTACAGGTACCTATCTAAATgcaatgatttttattatttattagttatataGTGTCTTATGAAGGTGTTATGGTAAGATGTAATTACCTATTTGTTTTCAGAGTGTATTTCCTAAAGAGGTGCTGGTTTTATCAACCACCTTAGCGTTTATATTATGGCCTGTCAACAAAACTAAAGAATTGGCTGAGAGTATATCATCAAAAGAGATCCTGTGTGTTATAGAAGATGCTGATAAATTATTTGATAATGGGCACTATGAAGAATGCTATAATTTGCTATCACAACATCAGGTACTTATGGTGCACTAATTGGGTAAGATTTAAAACCACCACGGGTGAATTGCACCATATAACTACATACCTATAATGAAAACCAAAACATAATCAGCCATATACACACCACTCTTGGCTAGAAAATGATtctgttatagttaaatggtgcaacccatCATCAAGGAATTGAACTGAATAGCTCCATAATATTCTCTATAAAAGATCACTAATTGCTGTCAAGTTACCAAGGTCTGACTTACTGACTTGCCGTAATTCTTCAATATACAGAAGCTAGTTTAgtagagaaaaaatatatttagtttttgttttacttcTAATATTCTAAAAACCAACATTCAGTGATACCCATATCATAGTTCCTACCCTTGATAGAAAACTAAATGTCAAGATATGTTTTTGTGATCTTCGCAGATATATACCACATATTATAatcaaaaatcaatttattattttcaggataaaaataatgttgaggtACAATGGCGAATATGTCGAGCATTATATAACATGTCAAAAGAATCAAAATATGACAAGCAATACAAGAATACTCTTGTTCTTCAAGCAtatgatataatattaaaagttttgaaTGAATCCCAAGACCATTATGCAGTACATAAATGGTATGCTTTACTTTTGGATGCCAAGAGTGCACTAGAAGGGGTCAAAGAACGAATAAAGCAGCTGGAAAATGTAAAGAAGCATAtggatgtatgtatttttagttCTTGTTTTACCTAAAATAAACAGATTTTGATAAACTTATGTAACATATAATTCTATTTTTAGATGGCTGTCACACTAAACCCCAATGATGCTACAATTTTACACATGTTAGGTGAGTGGTGTTATCAGATTTCCGAAATGCCATGGCATCACAGAAAAATTGCAGAAGTTTTATTTGCTTCACCACCATATTCCTCATATGAAGATgctcttgaatattttttaagagcAGAAACAGTGCAGCCTAGATTCTACAGTGTAAACTTATTGAGACTTGGGAACTGCTATCTCAAGTTGCAAAAAGAGGATcaagcaaaatattatttacagttaGCTGCAAGCTATCCAGCCAAATCAAATGATGATCATCGTGCAAACACTGAAGCTGCtgagttgttaaaaaaaattaaatagccATGGTATCAAACATCACcaccattattatatttttatcttcatGGTGTCAACTCCAAAATGCACAACTTTCCATGACATTTGGCATAACTGGAACAGGAAATGGTTGTCATGTACATGTTGTAATGAtctaatattttttgacaattataataaacatgtatatatttaatttagtagttttaagagataagttattgcaaaattatttttgaagtacctatacaataacaggttttatttatttttataaaaatttcaGAGAATATGGGCATAATTTTTTGAATTAATAGACATTGTGCCTATCATCTTGTTTCATTTATAGCAATCAGTTAATCCAATACAACTCTTGCTCACTGTGAAGGGTTATACCTGAGCCCCAGGGGAACTACTgctgtaccaggataaaatataggctagGGAAAAgtttagcttcccaacagtagaagaatttttcaaatcgttcagtagtttcgaggcctttaggatacaaacaaacaaaatgtttcctcCTTATTAAATATTAGTGCAGAAGGCAAGCCGtttgtggtttcacccgcatcccgtgggaacttcttcccttacaaataaataaatagcctatgttacttaggagtgtaagaatttttaaatcagttcagaagtttaggttcatttagggtacaaacaaaaaaaaaattgtacactACATGCAGCTAAACTTTAGTACAGATACAGTATGgatttatataatactagcaGTTTCACGCGTGTTCCGCTGTTACCACTTCCAAAGAAAAAAACGTTGTCATAAAGGCGCGTCTAAACGGGCTACTTTTTGTGCAATTTGTGGTAAATAATTGCTTGACtattaggaaaaaaaaattacgcacACTGATGTGCGAGTAATCTACCGCTGAGCCATGAGTTGTAATCTGATAGCGACAACTGGCTGACTTGCTGCATCTTTCAGGTAATTCTGAACACATTTCTACATCTTTGCATAATTTGTGGCATGGTTCAATAAAGTCGCAGAACTCTGCACAAATTGATTTCAAAACCTCTCGGGACATTCTGATAAGAATCTGACCAACTCCGGTTCTccttttattcaatttttattttcaaattgttgATCATAtcgatatatatatatatgtactagTTGATTACGAGTTCGTCTACTTCATTGACTTATAACTATACTATCTCGATGGTCTACTTAAATGACCCCAAAATTATGTGCCATTGATATGACCCTGTACACTGTGATCGTCATAGTCTAGGCATCAGctaggaaaataataattgaaataattcaaaataatgggaatttcttttttaaaagttCCCAAAtatatagatggcgttgtaccgaCTACGCAGCTACGTGATTGTACCTTtgccaagtaaaaaaaaaaacattgcaccgAACCCTTTGAGCAGAGACCCAAAAACTTCAGATTTCTGAAGAaatgttttttaaatcttttgggATATTCGGATAATAATCCGACTAACtccttttatttcttttgtattcCCTATTTTTTAAGTTGTGgacatagatgtaatatactaaacaagattgcgcacgctcaaaatatatatttatgaaaatgaactctattccaacgcaataaggtactaaattggttgcataatacacagaggcaaatccgagccgagagggatagttagaacggaggccatttgtctctttctaacaccttgccagcataaaaaaatgttgtgatcaacagttttgttttcccaaaaaaacaattgaatcacttatatttttatcttatttttacaattgtaagtcaacaaattaataacaatcccattaatttattcgtattaattcttaaaacataaacaacataaattattttgctttttttttattttctagcggtaaccctgaacattcttggcgcgtaatcagcatttaaaatgttgtttatatttttttgtattaaatcaattcaaactatgaaaatggtgaaaaagtgttgcttttatacttttgaaagtgaatcctatggtggttgcaatatatcgttccacaggtaagctaataacattttcgtaaatcaaacaactagggtgcccatgaattcttgtaatgagtcaaaatatgggtgatggatattaaaactgttgtgctattgttatagcttcccaaaaaaatgtagaaaggcgatataaatggctcagcagtctatatgtgaagcaaaaatatagCGTCCGGGCGACTATAGCAGCCTCTTTGACTTGTGCACTTCAAACGAATTTTTATCTATGACAAGTTTCAAAGAGCTTTACGAATGTTACACTAGATGGATCTGTATTAAATAACGCGTCTATGGGTCGGTAAAACAGTATGTCAGGTACagcaagaatataaaaaataattgtttacaaACTGTGTGTCAAGTTTTGTGAAGTGTTTAGGAACTttgcatttaatatttaattattcatttatttatcatccTACTGTATTAGtgttatatattaaaataatcctCAAGATtcattctttcaaaatattcataagtGCTATCAATCCAAAGTTTGATAGGTTgtctttacatttaaataaagtcGGCATGCGAGAACTGCCTTTGAGTACCAGTTTTTCGTTAAGTTTTTGTGTGTTAAATTctatattttaatcaaattctTCTTGAAATTAAGAGAATAGGTCAtaattaatgtataaaaaaaatatgcggaAAAAAGAAACGGAAATAGTTAGGATTTAACGTTTTTTTCGTCATTTTGTCATCCGAGGCGATAACAGATTGCTGCGGGAATGCcttgtttgttttggtttaatGTGCTACACTGTTCATTCCAAGTatatataatattggtataaaaaaaagcttatttaatctagtttaataataagtataaaTCAATGAGAAAAGTTAAATAACGTTTGGttaaaacttgttaaaacaaatattttgcttgAATTTAGCCTGTTCTGTTAagttcaacttttttttatgcATTTGTGATTGATTTCTGTACTTTAATTAGTACATATTTTGATTCATTAATAATTCAGCTTTATACTGGTATATTTTACTTTGCTATAGCTGCAATAGTTTGCTAGAAAATACACTTTAAATCGGTAACGGCATGGGGCGCTCGACGCGATTCAACACAGATCGAGCGCGTGAACGTACGAGGTGTTGACAGGTGTCGCACGCGAACGCTTGAGTggttaataatcttagcaaattcggatttgtctcacatagcttaatctcatagtcaccctattagaaagggacagacggcctccgtactaactgtttcactcggctcgttttttgggtaaaagtgcgcagtcctgtttactatattatgtctatggttgtggatgacaaaaacatttccttaGGTTTATGTTATGTTTTGAATACAGATGGCAGCTGAGGAGAATATGGCATTTGGCAGTGTCAATTTGAAAGAAACAATGATTTGAAAGAAGTTCGTTATGTGTTATTTTCAgtgtgtaaaatattatttgattattaCTGCTATTATTTCATTTACTATTGTTTACTTTGTTAGAAAACGCATACTATCTGCTACAATGTCATTGTGTAACAGGGATGAATTGAGTGACGACGAGGTATTCTTCGGAAAACTGACTCTCAAGGAActcaaaaaacatattttgtgggATAAGCAACAACAAACGTAAGATTTTATACATATTCTTATAAAATTAACTCATAGTCTCAAACGAGTATATTCTAATATGTATTGATTAAATCGAATATCTATTCTGTCGTGTGAAGTAATTGCAAACAATAGttatttaagtagttttaaactgtttcattaaatatttaaagccGCCGCTAAGAtaaccttcttcttcttcttccccttcgctctatcctggacatcttcctcttcgagtttgCAGCTTATCATATCCTAAGATAACCTTCCGACCAATATTTATGTTTGCATCCCCAGAATACATGCTGCCAGTGCAACAAACAGCCCAATAAATTCAGATGATCACAATGCAAGTTTGAAAATCTTACAAGCGCACTCCCAACCCAACCTATTACCTAATAGAGAAATTTCTAATCTGGATATTTCTGAACTCAATAATTctagttttgacaaaaaagctGCTGAtgacagttttattaaaatggaGAATATGGTCGCAAAGTTATGTATGTCGCCAAAAAAGAATGAAAAGGCTGAAGAAGAATTGAACAATACGTTAGAAGTCAtcgaatatattttaaataacccACCTGCAAAAGTAGACAGGCCACTAGTGAAGACTGAAAAAGATATAGCAAAAAGTGAAATTACATCAGATTTATCTCCACAAAAATTTGATAAAAGGTCCTTAAAACCAGATACAAATATATCTCCGAAACCTCCTCAGAACACACCAATCAAAGCTGCTAATCAAACGCCTAAAAACAAAGAAGACCACTCAACTCCAAGGGAAACTAAACataaacctatttttaaaaCACCCTCTCAACCCCTTTCATTGAAAAAACCATCTGCAACTTCTTTGAAGAAAACCCCTGGTCGCTCTAATGCATATCAACATATAAGCAGCCCAGTAGCATCTTACATTAAAAACTGTCCAATAGCACCTTTAGTGAAAGATGTTCATCCTAAAAAGCCTTTGCCTGGGACATCCTCAATCCCAAAATTTGTGAAACATGCACCACCAGCTAAACCAAGTAATAAAGAAAATGTCAATTTGCCCTCAGTTGCATACAAAAGTGCTAAAAAGACAAGAGTGGTAAGTACAAAATACTCTTTCAAACAGTTACTATCATAATGATTCATTGTTTTTCCCGTTTAAGCcttcaacatatattttatttatattttgattgcaGATTGATATGCCTGATGAACAGAAACTGCCACAATGTCAATGGGCTAAGAAGATAATGTCAACTTTACCAAGACCCACTGTTATGAAGCATGATCACAGGGAGTTGAATttagctaagaaaaaaataatgcctCAACAAGAAGACAGTTTTGCTGATCTTTCTTACCATCAAGCTGAAGTATCTGTTTGTACACAAAAATCAGCATTCAAGGCAAACAAGAACTTTTGATTTATGACAAGCATAACATAGACTTATCAACTGAATGTTAtggtaatattattatgtattttttgtcttttcaaaatataatgcagtgtcaatttttaattatttgtttcatgTTCTGAAAGAAATCCATACTTAGCTGCTAGTTAGGCTggaaataatgaataattgacTTAGCAGCACCCACCCACTtaacaataacataaaacaatGCAGTTTAATAACACGTTTATTCATAATATAGTtccttaaaaagtacataatgATTAATAGgctgtaataaatatattaatcgGAACATGTAATGTTCAGCTAAATTACTGTTAAAGTTCTTGTGCGAAACGTTTCATGGATTTCTTGTGACAGCCGCGCGCGTCTATTGACACGATAGTCACAGTATGGAATCGTATGACAAAGTTAACAAGGCACACTACAGCCGGGTTCCACACAGACGCATGACGTCAACTCATACATTCCCAAACTGTGACAAAGCAAAGGTAGGAAAGAATTCATGTTATAGGAGAAATCAGCTAATTGTGAGACTTGCCCTGTTGGCAACGTGGTTGCAGAAATTCATTGGAGCATCGCGAAACATAATTTTGGTGCGTATTACAATGCCCGCCTAAGTTACATTTCGGGACAAAGGCGGCTCACAAAAGCTGCACGTCTTTGGCGACAGGTAACAGACGTCATCACATATAATTCactaaaggtctctgcacacagcgggcgcggcgcggcgggacgggacgggacgcgacactgagcaattgcaatgtactagatattacacgtcgcgtcgcgtcgagcgcgacGGCTATGTGTgacgtcgtccgtaatatctagtacattacaactgctcagtgtcgcgtcgccgtcccgtcccgccgcgccgcgcccgctgtgtgcagagaccttaacaTGACGAACCGCCTGTGTCCGAATGGAAGATTTACTACATAGTACAATACACATTATCTGCCAGTCAGTGACATAAAGTCCTGACATGCATACATAGACTATTTTGGATCCGAAAATCCTAACAGTATTGTCGATTTCGATCTAATTGCCTTTGTTTAAATACCTAAGTTGTTTTCGGTTTCAGTTTACTCTTAAGTTAAATGCAtttgttttacataattaatgtacttacttaaaaatagtATATAATTAGAAacaatttatacatatataggtaTTAAGAATATAGTGGAGATTAAGTAAAGCAGGCACATTATAATGCAtcattaatatattaattttgcgTCATTATTACtcacatataaataaatctttaagaataataattcaattttagatTCGATCTCCAAAAGGTATACGCTTatattagttattattatatatttgaaTCAAAAAATTACGTAAGTACATAGAAACATGTATACAAGTTGTCTACGTAATGTTAATACATAATACAGTATAGCAGTAATAATTATTCTTCGGTTTTCTACgtaaaagaggatttttttataattagcaccTGTTCATATTGCAGATGGTTAATATGagtttagttttgttttagTCTCCCAAAATTCATAGGATTTTTTTCAACAGATACATACCTAATATAAACCAAAATTTCTACAAGGGGCTGTGTTAACAACCGCATTGATGTAAATTCATAAGCGTTAGACAGGATACAAACTGTATAAAAAATTAacatcattataataataataagttaaaatatatacctaacatGGATACGCCAAGCGAAAACCAAAACAACAAATATCAGTATGTAAATATCCCAGATAAATGGTTAAAACAGTCATTCAATCAAACAGCCAGGATAGGCAAAGCGGCGAGCGCGCGAGTTGTGCACTGCTTCAATGCTGCTGCTGCGGTGCCGAAGCGGTGCGGCAACTGTTGAAACGCATAAGTTGAAAGCCCTTAAAGTATAAAACTAGACGAGTGATTTAACAACTGCTTCAACCAGTTTCCTATCACAATGACAATAACATAAAATGCACAATAGACTAGAACAACAAAAGCATGTAGTAAAGACGCTTtcccaaaattataaatatgataAATTGTATCATTCATAAAAcgtaaaatacattaatttgtgcTTAAATTTATGCTGCAGACAATTAGAAAACAACTTTGTTGCAGATTTAGGAAAAATTACTTTGATTTGACATTTACCCCACATCATTGGACCATAAATGAATgaacaatataaaacaattcTGCTGACTCTCATAATAATTCAAATACTCAATTCGTGGACTAACATTACAATTTTTCTAACCAAATCAGACAAGTTATATTCGAGATAGTTCTAATAATCATAACTTCATAAGTAatgcataaaattatttttatcaaatataaaataccataagcaaaatataaattttacacttattttttta
Above is a window of Helicoverpa zea isolate HzStark_Cry1AcR chromosome 1, ilHelZeax1.1, whole genome shotgun sequence DNA encoding:
- the LOC124633156 gene encoding uncharacterized protein LOC124633156 → MCYFQCVKYYLIITAIISFTIVYFVRKRILSATMSLCNRDELSDDEVFFGKLTLKELKKHILWDKQQQTIHAASATNSPINSDDHNASLKILQAHSQPNLLPNREISNLDISELNNSSFDKKAADDSFIKMENMVAKLCMSPKKNEKAEEELNNTLEVIEYILNNPPAKVDRPLVKTEKDIAKSEITSDLSPQKFDKRSLKPDTNISPKPPQNTPIKAANQTPKNKEDHSTPRETKHKPIFKTPSQPLSLKKPSATSLKKTPGRSNAYQHISSPVASYIKNCPIAPLVKDVHPKKPLPGTSSIPKFVKHAPPAKPSNKENVNLPSVAYKSAKKTRVIDMPDEQKLPQCQWAKKIMSTLPRPTVMKHDHRELNLAKKKIMPQQEDSFADLSYHQAEVSVCTQKSAFKANKNF
- the LOC124634374 gene encoding regulator of microtubule dynamics protein 1-like codes for the protein MSIFYKLNPVSYRLVQKVLNHNKLNIMNRSKRVLVQSVFPKEVLVLSTTLAFILWPVNKTKELAESISSKEILCVIEDADKLFDNGHYEECYNLLSQHQDKNNVEVQWRICRALYNMSKESKYDKQYKNTLVLQAYDIILKVLNESQDHYAVHKWYALLLDAKSALEGVKERIKQLENVKKHMDMAVTLNPNDATILHMLGEWCYQISEMPWHHRKIAEVLFASPPYSSYEDALEYFLRAETVQPRFYSVNLLRLGNCYLKLQKEDQAKYYLQLAASYPAKSNDDHRANTEAAELLKKIK